The DNA sequence AACATAGTCAGGGTTTACAAATCTAGTcacttcttcttcattttgatCTGTTTCATCTTCATATACCAGACTTGTGCTCATTGTTACTTTGACATATCTCATAATGCACTTGAGTGCAGTCTAATGGTGATCTCCTAAATTTATAATGTATTTCCTCACTACACTCATACAGTGAGTGATGTATGGTCATGTACAGACCATGACATACATGAGACTACCAACACAACTAACATAGGGAACGTCCTTCTTCATTTTTACTGTTTTAGCCTCTATTTTGGGAGATTGTTCTTGTGACTGTTTGGAATAAGGTCTAGAAACAGGTTTAGAATCTTTCATGCCAAACTTCTCAATCACTTTTTTGAGATGCCTTCCTGAGTTAAAGTGATTGTATGTGGCCTATTTTTTATAGTCTTAGTGCCCACAATTTTGTTAGCTGCTCCTTGGTCTTCCATCTCAAACTCACTACTAAGTTTTTGCTTTAAATGGTTTATGGTAGATTTGTCTTTGCCAACTATGAGTATGCCATCAACATATATAGTAAAAGAAAAATCTAATTGAGATAGCAAACACATGAACAATGCTTAATTTTGATGCCAACCATGTAATACCAATACTGAAAGATAGTAAAGTCATCGAATGCTTAATCTAATTGAGGTATTTTCTCTAGTTGTTAAGCACATATCAATTAGAATTTTGTTGGCACTTGTTGCGTGTCAAGACATCGAACTAGAACAATTAGATGTGAAGAATGCTTTTCTGTATGAACATCTGGATAAAAGAATTCTAATGAAACAACCTGAAGGATTTGAAGAGGTTAGAAAAGGAACACTGAGTGTGCTTGTTGCAGAAGTCTCTGTATGGTTTGAAACAATCTCTAAGACAGTGGAACATGAGATTTGATGATTATGTGACAACGATAGGTTTGAAGAGAAGTAAGTTTGATCCTTGTATATATTTCTGAAAGAGAAAATGGAGATATTTTGTATCAGTTGCTCTACGTAGATAATAATCTGATCATCAACAAGAGTGTACAAGAGATCAAGCACTTGAAACTCCAACTAAAGACGAAGTTTGAAATGAAGGATTTGGGTCCAACTAGTAAGATCTTAAGCATGGATATAAGAAGGGAAAGGAGAAAAAGACTACTGTACTTGAATCATACTAGGTACATCAAAAAGGTTCTAGATACCTTTGAAATTAGTTACTCTAAGGCAGTGAGTACTCTGCTTGCACAACACTTCAAACTGGGTGCTACTCAAATGCCAAAAGATGAAACTGGGAAGTCAAAGATGTCGAGAGTTCCATATGCTAGTGTCATTGAATCCTTGATGTATGTCACGGTTTGTAGTAGACTAGACATAGCATATGCACTAAGCATGGTAATGAGATTCATGGGAATCCTGAAAAGAAGTATTGGGAAGCCTTGAAATAGATTCTATGTTAGTTGAAGGGAACTGTTGAGAATGGATTAGTATTTGGCATGAATAACTATAATGAAGACTGATGTTATCAATGATTATGTGGACTCTAATTATGCAGGGTGTATTAATACCCAAAAGTCTTTGACCGGATACGTATTTACTATGTTGTGAGCAACTATTAGTTGAAAAGCAAACCTTTAGAAGGTTGTGGCATTATCGACAACTGAAGCAGAATATATGGCCTTGACGGAAACGATCAAGGAAGCACTATGGTTAACTGGGTTGATGGAGGAGCTGAAGCTCACTCAAAAGGTTATTACTGTTCATTGTGATAGTCAGAGTACAATTCAATTAACTAAGAATTGTGTGCACCATGAACGTACTAAGCACGTTGATATCAAGCTTTATTTCATACAAGAGATCGTGGAGAAAGAAGCTGTGAAGATTGCCAAGGTTCTAACTGAAGACAATCCTTCTGATACGATAACCAAGGTAGTGCCAAGTAGTAAGTTTGAGCAATGCCTGAAGCTGATTAGAATCAGCTGAGCCCGGAGGGGGCTGAAGGGATAatagtatttaaaataataatttatcaaGCGACTTCAACTTGAAATCAAGGTGAAAATTTGTTGGTTATGGTTACAAGTTTTTTCATTCGAGATTGGAAGTTGTTATCTGGAGAGCAGATACCGGAATCTTATTGTGGATCTAAAAAGCCCTGTGTGAAAGGTCTTGTAGAATTTAGAAGGTACTTCCATATAAGCTTGTACCATATATGGAATGTCTCTCCTGGATAGCCTATTATTAATTCGAAGGTACACTCCCGGATAGCTTACTGTCAGTCTTGAAGGTCCATCCGGGAAGGAAGCTATGTACGTATCCAGAAGGCTTGTGTGTTTATAGAGCTTCCAGATTGTCTGTACTGAAAGCGTATTTTTTAAGTTGGCGTGGATTATTGTTGCTGGTGACGAGTTGGATCATTTAAGGTAGTGTAAATGTACCACGATAATTTAGGAGATAATTTTGATAGCAATACAAATCTATATATTTGTAAATCTTTGTAACTTGTGTGAGAATTAGACCAGATTTGCTTGAGTTAAAATTGTGATAGTGTAAGGTTGAGGCAGATAGTCGAAACTAGAGAGAGAAACTTCATCTTGTAATCTCTGAAAGTTTGTGAGGATTCTTGTAACCTTTTGGACATTGATATCAATAAAGATATGGTTGCTACTGTTCAAACCGAGATGTAGAACGTTGCACATGACTCAAACTCGTTAAACCTggtgtttttcttttctcttttacgactaaatttattatttaaatcttGATCTTTTGGTATATTATTTCTTGATTGTGTTGCGTATTTGTTGGTCTTGTAAATTAAATCATAAGTCATTGATTGTTTCCATTTCGTACAACAATtactataaaatttaaattgtgagaaaaaaataaatataaaaattttatattaaatcacaaaataaatatcattaaaaagtaatttttttaaggGAATTTTCATTTTCTATGGTCTTACAATGTGTAGATCATATAAAGacgataatatatatttataataggtGTTAAGTATTATTGATGCCTAATAgtaatactattttttattatatataagtaaATACTTACacattaaaattagaaattttagtaATTATCATAATAACTCTGcctaaaaaatatcaatataatAGTCATATATAGCCCACAGAATTAAATGAGTTTTCAATATTTTCGCCTAATTAATATACGAGACTTGCATAGTAGAATATGGTCCTCTTTGGCTAAATCTATTTGGTTATAGCTAAAATTGTAAGATCATTtccaaaccaaaaaaaattgtattatatTTGTTACAAAAGCTTAATATGTAATATACATTATAATTTCTGTCTAAAAATACATAATTCAAGAATAATTTTTAATctgttataaaaaattaaatcttaattttactagtatataaataaaaataatttttaaattgtaattagttatacattttgtATGTCtcgtattaaaaaaaatatacatctatataagaatattatatcttaataaaatatataattgtaaattaattattcatgtacaattaataatttttttccaatttataatatatgtataaatattgtatttattcaaaagtaattttattataatataatattaatgattttattataatataatattacaattttattataatacttttattcaaaaataattttattatataatattaatgattgtttattgttattgttgttacattgatattttttcgtggtttaatttttttagtgtaactctatttaattaaaactctctgatttatttgattccaaatgtattcttaaattaatagatatgtatttttttcttggATAGACATTGTATATTTCTATGTATTTGGTACAATATCAATAGTATTATGGTCCAATGTGAAATAGCAAGAGTTGGtatttttttatagatattattttaaggAAGTTGgagtaaaattaaatttttcattaatgttcatttaatattatttaatatgtataatatattttttatatatatttatattttttatttattgagtGCAGTGTATATAGGTCGTAGTATTATGACGTGTTAAAAATAGGATATAGACTCGACACAATTTATAAGCTCGGTATTTTTATACTGTACACAAATTTGTAGTGTTTTACTCGAgctgatttgttttttttttttttaaacagacTAACATATTTCTTATACGAGCTTGAATTCTCCACATTTTTCCATTTTATTAATTAGTGAGTTAAATACTAATTTATATTTGCTCTATTTAATAAATTTCTcttctatataattttttaacaataattacatataattatataaaaaaaataagaaaaatttacatggtatactaacttttgtcatatttttataaaagtactgtcaggcggtattttttatttttttttactgtgtttttttataagtttcatactacagtatactgtgttaagttttcactgttgttcaactgatattttttagttgttctactgttgttttgagttgttctgttttgtgatttaatggtgttttataaaatacaatttttttaaaaagatttctgagtgacagtatttttgtaaaagttaacccaaattccagtatttttgtaagtttttcaaaaataattaagttattaattttaatatttaatattattttaattaataactaaatttTATAAGTATTGTTATTATCAGATTATCAAGTTTTTTTTAAAGTGTCATATTTTCGAGTTAGTTTATTTGTGTTTACATGTCGCGTTCATGCTTATGCCCATATTTTTTGTATCGGTTTGGTGTGGTATAGCCAACTTCaagacaaataaaataaaataattaataggaAATAGAAAGTATACAGAGTTGTTATTTTTTGACTATACCATAaactcataaaaatatttatttataaatacctCCCTCATATACACTCTTTCTATCAGAGGGAAACGTGAAGACATATTATAAAGACTCTATATAATATTGACAAACATGGAAGAAATCAAAGGAGTACTTAAAGCAAAGGATGTTGGTCGTTGTGTGGCAACAATCTTAGCCATTGGCACAGCCAATCCTTTGAGCTGTGTGAACCAAGATGAATTCTTACATAGTTATTTCAAACTCACCAACAATCACAACAACACATCGTTCAAAGAGCTCTTCACCCGCATTTGTaagtaaattatacatatacatatagattATATTACTGTTAGCATTTAAGATAAGGTGAATGGGATTTTATTTCTAGATACTATGTTAGAATTTACGATAAGGTAAGTGAGGTTTACTGGCAATGAGAGGAGTTGCtcattcatattatatattttattatctttctACACATTAACAACGTAAAAAACTCTAgcaattactaatatatattttgaattatgatgaatattaattttgaaattttcttaccCTATATTTCAGGCAATAATTCAATGATAAAGAATCGTTACATGCATTTAACCGAAGATATCTTGAAAAAAAACCCAAACCTTTGTGACTATGCTGCCCAATCACTCAACACACGTCAAGATATTAAGATAAAAGAGATACCAAAGCTTGCTTAAAGAGCTGCAATGGTGGCCATTAAAGAATGGGGAAAACCAATATCCAACATAACTCACATAATTTTCCATTCATCAACAGGTGCAGCTGATATGCCAGGAGCTGACTACAAGCTCGTCAAGTCTCTCGGCCTCAACAGATCCATCAAGCGAATCATGCTCTACAATCTAGGCTGCTTTGCTGGTGGCACTGTCCTCCGCATAGCCAAGGACCTCGTGGAAAATAATCACGGGGCTTCTGTTCTCGCTGTTTGCGCTGAAATAACATCTATGGACGCGACCTTTGGCCGCTTATCTAAGGACGACAAGGGGCGCCTTGTGGGCCATGCGATATTCGGGGACGGTGCAGCTGCTCTTGTTATTGGTAATGCTGATGATCATGAAAACAAAGGGTTGTTTCAAATCGTTTCGACATCTCAAACTATTCTTGCTGACTCAGAAGGTTGTATTGAAGGACATATAAGAGAAGATGGTGTTACTTTTACTTTATCTCCACGAGTTCCAAAATTGATTGGTGACAATATTGAGATGTGTTTGGTGGAGGCTTTTACTCCATTTAAGATTAGTGATTGGAACTCGTTATTCTGGGTGGCGCATCCTGGTGGCGCGGCCATTCTTAGAGAGGTCGAGTCGAGAGTGGGGCTGGAACAGGAGAAGCTGAGGGCTTCATGGCATGTGTTGAGGGAGTATGGGAACATGTCAAGTGCATCAGTGTTTTTTATATTGGATGAGATGAGGAACAAGTCTTTGGAGGAGGGAAGGAAAACCACTGGTGAGGGGAAGAATTGGGGTGTTTTGTTTGGGTTTGGTCCAGGTCTAACTGTTGAGACTGTGGTGCTTCATAGTATTCCCATATaggttttttaatatatttttaaatatcaaaatgaAAACATACTACATCATGTTTATTCATATTATACATTTGTATTTGTAGATAtgtgtatttattatattatatatatttaaaatgaataaaatatattaaaatttgaaaaataatatactaaaaCATTAGATAtatatccaattgtgatcggatcagatgttatttttaaatatccaattggatcggatcggatggtggatggggtgtcaaaaatccaatacatccaacatccaatcgaactaattagtattttcatttagtttggatgagtaattagattttatattgtcatacgtcaaatctatatgtatatatgaaaattaacattaaagttttactttttttttcttggattggatggatccagtccaatccaatacatactggatctaaaatattggatggatccgatccaatccaaaaaatactaggtctaaaatattagataaacccaaattaaacaaataaatatatatgaaatacatctaATGGataaaaccgatccaatccaacatccaatggatgttggggatcgattggatgacgaaattaattggattagatcgagTGGTAAAATTTAACATCTAATatatgattggatcggataTAGATAAGCCTAAAAACATtggatgtaatataatgaaCACTCCTAAAAATTAGTATGAAtgcaaacaataaaataatgtatttatgATTTTGTAAATTTGTATTATAATAAATGTCGTGTCTTTAATTTAGCCCAATATTTATTTgctaaatttatattaatttctgGTATATTATTGgagtatatacatattttttttaaatgagctATAATATTTTAGCTTTACATCTCCATGTACAGTATATGATTGAAAAATTCATTATTGTACCCTTTTTCACGGATATTAATTTGAAGGgtataatgaatatatatatatatatagcatttCCTAGCTTATTTGaatcatatatttaatatttatttaacaaaagaagaaatataatattcatttttcaatttctttcgGCCTTGTTCCTCTCTCGTTGGGTGAGATACTCTAGTCTAGGCGtagatctctctctctttcgtaGTTAGATTACGTTTCAAAAATGTTTTCGTTCCATTTTTAGAAGATTTTTCAATTTAtagatttttattgttttttttaaagaaaatcgATACaggttaaaaataataaaggtAACAAAGTTACGCAACCAGAGGAGAATTTTCTTGCAGAGATACTCCAAGAGAACTAGACAATAAAACCATAATAtcagaaggaaaaaaaaacctCAAATCTAAGAGTTGTCATTTCCAATCCACTAATAAAGCACCtacaaaataaaaaggaaaaaattaatacataataaatatttaatgaaaatgaaatttctcttataaataaaataaaataaaatatgaaaattttataaaaatagtcACATAGAATTCTCTAATGATACTAGAACTTATTTATTCTCATCTCCATTGCTGACGGTGACTACACTACATTTGATGTGTTATTATTagaataatttgaccttataaaattaaaactagcCATATATAATAACTTTACAAAATCAAAACTAGTCATGTTAGCCTTGCAAAACTAAAACTAGTTATACTAAccttataaaattaaaactaattatacTGACCTTACAAAACCAAAAACTAGTCATACTAGCCttacaaaactaaaaaaaacaagTATAGATTTTTATACTAGCCTTATAGATTTTTATtgttaagataattttaatagacatgttaaaagatattatttgtGCGCGGTATCTTTAAGTATTATgtcttatatatgtatatgtaatttaatataataattttaaaaaaaatatcattaattaatcGTAAAATACTATATTAGTAGATATTGTTAGGTATAATAACAATAATGATGTTGTAGGGAATAAGGTATGATCTTCATTGAAGTTTTGACGTGTTTAAATTGATTGCTTCGGTGTATTAGATTAGATAGGGCTAATGTATTGAATATAAAATGACGGTTGACTAGAGTTATGGcaatgtaatctatatatgcacACTTCCATtacgaagaaaaaaaaaacaaggtatctagtattaattttagaaatgaagttgtattaatttcaatataaattttttcaaaaaataatattataatat is a window from the Cannabis sativa cultivar Pink pepper isolate KNU-18-1 chromosome 1, ASM2916894v1, whole genome shotgun sequence genome containing:
- the LOC115707680 gene encoding chalcone synthase-like, which produces MEEIKGVLKAKDVGRCVATILAIGTANPLSCVNQDEFLHSYFKLTNNHNNTSFKELFTRICAADMPGADYKLVKSLGLNRSIKRIMLYNLGCFAGGTVLRIAKDLVENNHGASVLAVCAEITSMDATFGRLSKDDKGRLVGHAIFGDGAAALVIGNADDHENKGLFQIVSTSQTILADSEGCIEGHIREDGVTFTLSPRVPKLIGDNIEMCLVEAFTPFKISDWNSLFWVAHPGGAAILREVESRVGLEQEKLRASWHVLREYGNMSSASVFFILDEMRNKSLEEGRKTTGEGKNWGVLFGFGPGLTVETVVLHSIPI